GGCTCTGGAAGCAGTTCTTCGGCGCGGGCCTGTCCAAGGTGCTCGACGATTTCGGCGCGCAAGGCGAGCCGCCGGTGAACCCGGAATTGCTCGACTGGCTCACGTGCGAATTCATGGACAGCGGCTGGGACGTGAAACACATGGTCCGGCTCATGGTTGGCAGCCAAACCTACCGACAAGTCTCGACCGCTTCCAAAGAGCTGCAAGCGCGCGATCCCTACAACCGTGACCTGGCTCGACAGAGCCGTTGGCGGCTGGACGCCGAATTAGTCCGCGACAATGCGCTCGCAATTTCAGGCCTGCTGCTGCCGAAGATTGGCGGGCCGAGCGCCAGGCCGTACCAACCCGACGGCTATTGGGAGAACCTGAATTTTCCGGTGCGCTCTTACGATGCCAGCAAAGGCGCGGACCAATACCGTCGCGGGCTTTACACATGGTGGCAACGCAGCTTCGTCCATCCGAGCATGCTCGCTTTCGACGCGCCGACGCGCGAGGAATGCGCCGCTGACCGCAACCGCTCGAACATTCCGCAGCAAGCGCTGGTCTTGCTGAACGACCCCAGTTACGTCGAGGCGGCGCGCGCCTTCGCCGTCCGCATCTTGAGGGAGTGCGACGGCGACGCCACGGCGCGCATTGCCTGGGCCTGGCGTCAGGCTCTGTCGAGGGCACCGCGCGCCGATGAGCTGGAGATGATTCGCGCTCTGATCGAGAAACATCTCGCTGAATACAGGAAAGATTTGGAGGCGTCGGAAGCCTTGCTCAAAGTCGGCCTTGCTCCGGCGCCCAAGGGTATCGCGGACTCCGAGTTAGCCGCGTGGACAAGCATCGCGCGGGTGATTCTTAACCTCCACGAAACCATCACCCGCGGTTGACCATCCAAGGGACGTGGTTCCGTGACTCATCTCCTGGACATCTTAAGAGCCGTGGCGTAAGGATTGATCATGTTATCGCTTCTGAAGCAGGCCCTCTCAAGGCATCCATTCTACCCGGTTACCTTGGTCATGGTGGATGGCGAAACGCTGAGGATTGAGAACAGTGAATTTGCTTCGGTGCTGCGTCGGGCAGGCTTGTTGTATCTCGAACGCCCGGAGGATCAAGAACCTCGTTTCTTGAATCTGTTGCTCGTAAAAGAAATCCGCACCAAGGATCTCACACCTGACTTCAAAGACTGACGAAGCGTCGTGGTCGCACCGTGCCCAATGAACCCCCACACTGATTTCCACCAGTTTCTCCTCCAGCGCCAGACCCGCCGCGCCTTTCTGGGCCGCTCGTCGCAAGGGATCGGTGCGCTCGCGCTGGCGTCGCTCATCAATCCCGCGATTCTTAAGCTCGCCGCCGCCACAGGCGCGGCACGCAAAGACAAATGGACCGGCATCATCAATCCTTGCCACTTTCCACCGAAAACCAAGCGCGTCATCTGGATGACCATGGCGGGCGGGGCCTCGCACCTGGAGACTTTCGACTCCAAGCCGAAGCTCGCGGAGATGCATGGCAAGCCGATGCCGGAATCGTTCACCAAGGGCCGGCAAATCGCGCAACTCCAGGGCGCCAAGCTCGTCTGCTTCGGACCGCAGCACAAATTCAAAAAGTTCGGCGCATGCGGCGCTGAGATTTGCGAATTGTTCGAGCACATCGGCTCAGTCGCGGATGAAATCTGCTTCGTCCGGTCGATGACGACCGATGCGATCAATCATGATCCGGCGCACATGTTCATGAACACCGGTTCGCAAATTGCGGGGCGTCCCAGCATGGGGTCGTGGGTGGTGTACGGCCTGGGCGCTGATGCAGAGGATTTACCGGGGTTTGTGGTGCTCACGTCGCTGGGCAAAGGCGGCCAGAACCAACCGATTGCGGCGCGCCAATGGGCTGCCGGATTCTTGCCCAGCCGGTTTCAAGGCGTGCACCTGCGCAGCAAAGGCGATCCGGTGCTGTATCTGAGCACGCCGCCCGGTGTCACTCGCGACCAGCAGCGCGACGTGGTTCAAACCGTCAACGCCCTCGACGCCAGATACGACGCCATCGTGGACGACCCGGAGATCGCCACCCGCATCGCCCAGTATGAAATGGCGTTTCAGATGCAGGCCAGCGTGCCGGAGCTGATGAACATCAGCCAGGAGCCGCAACACATTCTCGATCTGTACGGCTGCAAACCCGGCGACGGCTCTTTCGCTTCGAATTGCCTTCTGGCACGCCGCCTCGCGGAACGCGGCGTGCGCTTCATCCAGCTTTACCACAAAGACTGGGACCACCACGGCGGCGTGAAAGAAGGCGTGCGGCTGAAGGCCCTCGAAGTGGATCGCGCGTGCATGGCCTTGATCACTGATCTCAAGCATCGCGGCATGCTGAACGACACGCTGGTCGTGTGGGCGGGAGAATTTGGACGAACGCCCATGAGCCAGGGCGGCGATGGGCGCGATCATCACAACGCGGGCTTCAGCATCTGGCTTTCCGGCGGCGGGATCAAGGGCGGCATCGGTTACGGCGCCACGGATGAACTGGGCTACGATGCCGTGGAGAATCGAGTCAACGTTCACGACCTGCATGCGACGATGCTGCGGTTGCTCGGCATCGATCACATGAAACTCACCGTCAAATTCCAGGGCCTCGACGCCCGGCTCTCCGGTACGGGTGCCGACGGCCACGTGATCGACGGAATCCTGGCTTGAGGCGGATCGCATCTCGATACTTGCGGCATGGGGATGAACACAGTCCCCTTTCTCCGGACCTTTCCCATGAACTTGGTAGGGCTGCGCTGCCGCGCAGCCGGTTTTCGGTCGATGCGGCGGCGCAGCAGCACGGCCCTGCCAGCGATGGGTTCAGGGAGCGTGCGGACGGGTTGGAGGCAGTGGAACCTTCCCATGTATGCCCTTGGCTCCGCCAGGTTTTGGAGTGCGCCAGTCTCCTGGCGCTTTTGATGCGCCGGGCTGGCCCAAAAGCGGCAGAGGACTGTCGCACTCCAAGACGCTGGCGCGCCAAGGTTCGCTCTGTTGAGTTGGGTGGCACGCTGCGCATGAAACTTCTTCTGATTTGCAGCCTCCTCGCCTTTCCGCTTGGTGCGGCTGAACCGCGCCTGCCAAACATCATCTTCATTCTCATCGATGACATGGGCTGGACCGATCTCGGGTGTTTTGGAAGCACGTTCTACAAGACACCCCACATCGACAAGCTGGCCGCGTCGGGCATGAAATTCACCGACGCCTACGCCGCGTGCCCCGTCTGTTCGCCCACGCGAGCCAGCATCCTGACCGGCAAATATCCCGCGCGGCTTCACTTGACCGACTGGCTTCCCGGCCGGCGCGATATGCCTTCGCAAAAGCTCTTGCGCCCTCAAATCCGGCAGGAACTGGCCTTGGAAGAACTAACTTTGGCAGAAGCCTTGAAGGCCAAAGGATACGCCACGGCGCACGTCGGCAAATGGCATCTCGGCGGAAGAGGTTTCGAACCGCAGAAACAAGGCTTCGACCTCAACGTGGCGGGGGATCATACCGGCACGCCCCTGAGCTATTTCCATCCCTTCCAGCGCGACGGCCGATTCATGCCGGGATTGGAGCGCGGCGAAGAGGGTGAATACCTGACCGACCGGCTGACGGCCGAGGCGGAGAGGTTCATCGAACAAAACAAAGCCCAGCCGTTCTTCCTCTATCTGGCTCATTACGGCGTTCACATTCCGCTCCGGGCCAAGGCAGAACTCACGGCGAAATTTCATACGCTCTCCGCCAGTGCGACTCATAGCAACGCGATTTACGCCGCGATGATCGCCAGCGTCGATGAAAGCGTCGGGCGCCTCCTGAAGAAGCTGGATGATCTGAAGCTCGCCGAGAACACGGTCGTTGTCTTCACGACCGACAACGGCGGCCTGTCCGTCAAGGAAGGTCCGAACACGCCTGCGACCTCCAACTCGCCGCTTCGCGCGGGCAAAGGCTACCTCTACGAAGGCGGGATTCGCGTGCCGTTGATCGTTCGTTGGCCGGGCGTCACCAAGCACGGCAGCGCATGCCGCACGCCGGTCAGCAGCGTGGACTATTACCCCACGCTCCTTGAGATCGCGGGCGTGAAGCCTGTTCAAGGCCAGTTAATCGATGGCGTGAGCGTGGCGCCCCTGCTCAGGCAAGCCGGTGAATTGAAACGCGACGCGTTGTTCTGGCATTACCCGCATTACAGCAACCAGGGCGGAAGACCCGGCAGCGCAATCCGCGAGGGCGATTTCAAGCTTATTGAGTTCTTCGAGGGCCGGCAGGAACTCTACGACGTCCGCGAAGACATTGGAGAACAGAACGATTTGGCCAGGCAATTTCCCGACAAAGCCGCCGCGTTGCACAAAAAGCTTTCCGATTGGCGCCGTCAAGTGAACGCTCAAATGATGGCTCCGAATCCGGACTACAAACTCGCCCCCCCGCAGCCTTGACCGAAACTTTCCCTCAGAGATTCTGATTCGAGAATCTGCGTGACCGACGGACGATGGGTGCGATTACAAGTGTCGGTCAGCGACTCCGATTGACTTCCCTTTCT
This sequence is a window from Verrucomicrobiota bacterium. Protein-coding genes within it:
- a CDS encoding DUF1501 domain-containing protein translates to MNPHTDFHQFLLQRQTRRAFLGRSSQGIGALALASLINPAILKLAAATGAARKDKWTGIINPCHFPPKTKRVIWMTMAGGASHLETFDSKPKLAEMHGKPMPESFTKGRQIAQLQGAKLVCFGPQHKFKKFGACGAEICELFEHIGSVADEICFVRSMTTDAINHDPAHMFMNTGSQIAGRPSMGSWVVYGLGADAEDLPGFVVLTSLGKGGQNQPIAARQWAAGFLPSRFQGVHLRSKGDPVLYLSTPPGVTRDQQRDVVQTVNALDARYDAIVDDPEIATRIAQYEMAFQMQASVPELMNISQEPQHILDLYGCKPGDGSFASNCLLARRLAERGVRFIQLYHKDWDHHGGVKEGVRLKALEVDRACMALITDLKHRGMLNDTLVVWAGEFGRTPMSQGGDGRDHHNAGFSIWLSGGGIKGGIGYGATDELGYDAVENRVNVHDLHATMLRLLGIDHMKLTVKFQGLDARLSGTGADGHVIDGILA
- a CDS encoding sulfatase, which produces MKLLLICSLLAFPLGAAEPRLPNIIFILIDDMGWTDLGCFGSTFYKTPHIDKLAASGMKFTDAYAACPVCSPTRASILTGKYPARLHLTDWLPGRRDMPSQKLLRPQIRQELALEELTLAEALKAKGYATAHVGKWHLGGRGFEPQKQGFDLNVAGDHTGTPLSYFHPFQRDGRFMPGLERGEEGEYLTDRLTAEAERFIEQNKAQPFFLYLAHYGVHIPLRAKAELTAKFHTLSASATHSNAIYAAMIASVDESVGRLLKKLDDLKLAENTVVVFTTDNGGLSVKEGPNTPATSNSPLRAGKGYLYEGGIRVPLIVRWPGVTKHGSACRTPVSSVDYYPTLLEIAGVKPVQGQLIDGVSVAPLLRQAGELKRDALFWHYPHYSNQGGRPGSAIREGDFKLIEFFEGRQELYDVREDIGEQNDLARQFPDKAAALHKKLSDWRRQVNAQMMAPNPDYKLAPPQP